Below is a genomic region from Candidatus Baltobacteraceae bacterium.
CTTGACATGCCGAATCCGGCATGGTAGGGTGCGAGAAATGCTTCTGACCGCGCTCCTCATCGTAGTCCTCGTCCTTATTAGCCGTTCGTCGCCGAATCGGTTGGGATTGACTACTGCGTAAGGATTAGCGAAAAACGCACTAGCACGAGGCCCCGCCGGTTCGGCGGGGCCTCGTGTTTTCTTTATTGGAGGTCATCGTGCACGGGAGGCGTACGGGCGCAGCCATCGTTCTCGATACGCTCGAGAACCTCGGGGTCGAAACGGTCTTCGGGTATCCGGGCGGCGCGATCATGCCGCTCTATGACGCGCTCTACGATCACCGGCTCGCGCACGTACTGGTACGGCACGAAGCGGCCGCCGTTTTTGCCGCAAGCGGCTACGCGCGCTCGACCGGACGCACCGGCGTCTGCGTCGCGACCTCAGGGCCCGGTGCGACGAATCTGATCACCGGCATCGTCGATGCGCTGATGGACAACGTCCCGCTCGTCGCGCTGACCGGACAAGTGCGCACGGCGGTGATGGGAACCGACGCATTCCAGGAAGTCGACGTCGCGGCGATTACTCATCAGGTGACCAAACGCAACATCGTCGTGCGCTCGATCGATCAGATCGAGCCCGCGCTGCGCGAGGCGTTTTCGTTGGCTTCGGGTTCGCGGCCGGGGCCCGTGCTGGTCGATCTTCCAACCGACGTGCTGCGGGCGCTCGTGCCTTCAGAGCACCTCGATCCGCGTGTCGAATCGAGTTCGCCTCGGGCCAAGCCGCAGGCTGAGCCGGCGTTGCTCGACGCGGCGATCGCCGCGCTGGCAACGGCGGAGCGGCCGGTCGTCATCGTCGGCGGCGGCGCGCGCTGGTCGGGCGCGACCGAGGTCTTTCGCTCGTTCGCGGCGCGCGCCGGTGCTCCGATCGTGGCGACGCTCCACGGCTTGGGGGCGGCGTATCCGGGCGACCCTGCCTTCTTGGGAATGCTCGGTATGCACGGCTGGAAGCGCGCGAATCATGCGGTCGCGAAAGCCGACGTGATCTTCGCGCTCGGCATGCGCTTCGACGACCGCGTGACCGGCGATCCGTCGAAATTCGCACCCAATGCGCGTACGATCGTGCACGCCGATATCGATCGCTCCGAGTTCAACAAGGTCGTGCCCGCGCAGATCACGCTGCACGGCGACTTGCGCGAAACGCTGGTCGCGCTCGATCATCGCCTGGCTCGCGTCGCCCTTCCCTCGTTCGCGCAGTGGCGCGCGCAGGCGTGCGCTCCGCACGAACGGCTACCTTGCGACGATACGCGCGACGACCACCTCTCCGCAACCGATTTTCTGGATGCGCTCTTCGCCGCGCTGCCCGCCGACGCAATCGTCAGCACCGACGTCGGCCAGCATCAGATGTGGGCGGCGCAGCGCGTGCGTGCGAGTCATCCGCAGCACTTCCTCACCTCGGGCGGCCTGGGTTCGATGGGTTTCGGTTTGCCGGCCGCGATCGGCGCGCAGGTCGCTCATCCGGGGCGCACCGTGGTCGCGATCGTCGGCGACGGCGGCTTCCAAATGTCGATGGCGGAACTCGCAACACTGCGCCGGCACGATCTGCCGGTCAAGATCGTCTTGCTCGACAACCGCAACCTCGGCATGGTGCGGCAGTGGCAGGAGCTCTTTTACAATGCGCGCTACTCGGCAACGGCGCTGCCCGACAATCCCGAGTTCACCACGATTGCACGCGCCTACGGAGTCGAAGCGCGTCTGGTCGATCACGCGAACGCCGTGGACGCGGCGATCGCGCGGATGATCGAATCGTCAGGGCCGATGTTGTTGCACTGTGCATGCTATCCGCACGAGAACGTGTGGCCGATCATCCCGTCGGGCAAGGGCGTCGACGATCTGCTCGAGGCCTTACCGGCGTGAGAACCGTTACCGCGACCGACGGCCGGCTGCTCGCCCGCATCATTCACCTTGCCCACCGCTTCGGTTGCACGTATACCAGCGTCGCCTCGCAGCGCGCCGGCGCCGCCTATCGCATCGAGTTCGCTTTCGCGGGCCCGGGCGATGCGCTGCGCCGTCTCGATGCCCAAATCACCAAACTACTCGATGACGACAGGGAGACCATGGAATGAACGCCCTCTACGATCACGATACCGACGCAGGGACGCTGCGCGGCAAAACGATCGCCATTATCGGCTACGGCAGCCAAGGCCGCGCGCATGCGCTCAACCTGCATGAGTCGGGAGCGCGCGTGGTCGTCGGACTGCGCGAAGGCTCCGCCTCGTTCGAGGAAGCGAAGCGCGACGGTCTCGACGCGCAGACGGTCTCGCATGCCGTCTCGATTGCCGACGTGGTGATGGTACTCGCGCCGGACGAAGAGCACGGCGCGCTCTACATGCGCCAGATCCACGAGCACCTCGCGCCCGGGGCGTATCTCGCCTTTGCTCATGGGTTCTCGATTCACTTCGGAACGGTCGTTCCGCCCAAGACGGTGAACGTGTTCATGGTCGCGCCGAAAGGGCCCGGTTCGCTCGTCCGCACCGAGTACGAAGCCGGACGCGGCGTGCCGGCGTTGATCGCCGTGCATCAAGATCCGAGCGGCGATACGCGCGCGGTGGCGCTTGCGTATGCGGCCGGAATCGGCGCCGGACGCGCCGGCATACTCGAGACGACGTTCAAGGAAGAGACCGAAACCGATCTCTTCGGCGAGCAAGCCGTGCTCTGCGGCGGGCTCACCTCGCTGATCCAAGCGGGCTTCGAAACGCTGGTGGAAGCCGGCTACGCGCCGGAGATGGCCTACTTCGAATGTATGCACGAGATGAAACTCATCGTCGACTTGCTCTATGCGCGCGGCATCGAAGGGATGCGCGATGGTATCAGCAACACCGCCCAATTCGGCGACTACACGCGTGGGCCGCGCGTCATCGGGAGCGAATCGAGGGCGGCGATGCGCGCGATTCTCGCCGAGATCCAGAGCGGCGCGTTCGCGCAGGAATGGGTCACCGAGCACGCGGCGGGCAAACCGCGCTTCAACGAATACAAGCGCCGTTCCGACGCGCACCCGATCGAGCGCATCGGCGCGCAGCTGCGCTCGCTGATGCCGTGGATGCGCGAACCGGCGATCGCGGCCGAGGCGAAGGCCCGTACCGACGAGGACATGAAGTTCAGGGTATGCTGAGTCACATTCTCACCCAGGGCGCCACGCGCGCCGCGGCGCGCGCGATGTTCAAGGCCAATGGCTTCACCGACGAGGATTTGCGTAAGCCCTTGGTCGGTGTTGCCAACACGTGGGTGGAGACGATGCCATGCGGGTACCATCTGCGCGAGCTGGCCGAGCACGTCAAGGCCGGCGTGCGGGCGGCGGGCGGCACGCCGATGGAATTCAATACGATCGCGATCAGCGACGGTATCACGATGGGGACGCCCGGAATGAAAGGTTCGCTGATCAGCCGCGAGGTGATCGCCGATTCGATCGAATTGATCGGGCGCTCGCATTACTTCGATGCGATGGTGGGGTTGGTCGGCTGCGACAAGACCATACCCGGAACAGCGATGGCGTTTGCGCGTTTGAACGTTCCGTCGGTGATGATTTACGGCGGATCGATCGCACCGGGAAAGCTCGACGGGCGGGATCTCACGATCGTCGACGTGTTCGAAGCGATCGGCGCGCACGCACGCGGGACGATCGACGATGCGCAGCTCAAAATCATCGAAGATCGCGCTTGTCCGGGGCCCGGCGCGTGTGGTGGGCAG
It encodes:
- the ilvB gene encoding biosynthetic-type acetolactate synthase large subunit: MHGRRTGAAIVLDTLENLGVETVFGYPGGAIMPLYDALYDHRLAHVLVRHEAAAVFAASGYARSTGRTGVCVATSGPGATNLITGIVDALMDNVPLVALTGQVRTAVMGTDAFQEVDVAAITHQVTKRNIVVRSIDQIEPALREAFSLASGSRPGPVLVDLPTDVLRALVPSEHLDPRVESSSPRAKPQAEPALLDAAIAALATAERPVVIVGGGARWSGATEVFRSFAARAGAPIVATLHGLGAAYPGDPAFLGMLGMHGWKRANHAVAKADVIFALGMRFDDRVTGDPSKFAPNARTIVHADIDRSEFNKVVPAQITLHGDLRETLVALDHRLARVALPSFAQWRAQACAPHERLPCDDTRDDHLSATDFLDALFAALPADAIVSTDVGQHQMWAAQRVRASHPQHFLTSGGLGSMGFGLPAAIGAQVAHPGRTVVAIVGDGGFQMSMAELATLRRHDLPVKIVLLDNRNLGMVRQWQELFYNARYSATALPDNPEFTTIARAYGVEARLVDHANAVDAAIARMIESSGPMLLHCACYPHENVWPIIPSGKGVDDLLEALPA
- the ilvC gene encoding ketol-acid reductoisomerase, with the protein product MNALYDHDTDAGTLRGKTIAIIGYGSQGRAHALNLHESGARVVVGLREGSASFEEAKRDGLDAQTVSHAVSIADVVMVLAPDEEHGALYMRQIHEHLAPGAYLAFAHGFSIHFGTVVPPKTVNVFMVAPKGPGSLVRTEYEAGRGVPALIAVHQDPSGDTRAVALAYAAGIGAGRAGILETTFKEETETDLFGEQAVLCGGLTSLIQAGFETLVEAGYAPEMAYFECMHEMKLIVDLLYARGIEGMRDGISNTAQFGDYTRGPRVIGSESRAAMRAILAEIQSGAFAQEWVTEHAAGKPRFNEYKRRSDAHPIERIGAQLRSLMPWMREPAIAAEAKARTDEDMKFRVC